In one Nicotiana sylvestris chromosome 8, ASM39365v2, whole genome shotgun sequence genomic region, the following are encoded:
- the LOC138875584 gene encoding uncharacterized protein, which translates to MCKYHGTHRHRIEDCRQLREEVVWLFNEGQLREFLNDRVKNHFREGDANRKNELEEPQHVIRMIIGGVDVPQGPIFKRTKVSITREKWTRDYMPEDTLTFSEEDIEPLSRPHDDALVISILLYKVQVKHVLVDPSSSANIIRSRVAEQFGLLDQIIPASRVLNEFNMTNKTTKGEIILPVNVAGTMQDTKFHVI; encoded by the coding sequence atgtgcaagtatcatggtacACATAGGCATAGGATCGAGGATTGCAGGCAGCTTAGAGAGGAGGTAGTCTGGTTGTTCAACGAGGGGCAACTTCGTGAATTTCTCAATGATCGGGTCAAGAACCATTTCCGAGAAGGAGACGCAAATAGGAAGAATGAACTGGAAGAACCTCAACATGTCATTCGCATGATCATCGGTGGAGTCGATGTCCCACAGGGACCCATATTCAAACGTACCAAAGTATCTATCACAAGGGAAAAGTGGACTCGAGACTACATGCCCGAGgacaccctcacattcagcgaggaAGACATCGAGCCCTTATCTCGGCCTCACGatgatgcattggtaatttctatccttttatataaagttcaagttaaacaTGTTCTCGTGGATCCAAGTAGCTCAGCAAATATAATCAGATCAAGGGTTGCGGAGCAGTTTGGGTTGCTTGACCAAATCATACCCGCCTCTCGAGTCTTGAATgaattcaacatgacaaataaaacgacaaaaggggaaatcatcctcccagtcaacgtggctgGAACCATGCAAGacaccaagtttcatgtcatctaA